One Scophthalmus maximus strain ysfricsl-2021 chromosome 7, ASM2237912v1, whole genome shotgun sequence genomic window, AGTTATTGATACATTATCACTTCATTGTTTCGAGAGTACTCCATAGTTGTTGATACATTATTAAACAAGTACCCGGTAGttattactatattattattGCACAAGTACTCAGTAGTTATTAATACATGACCACTACATAATAacatgagtactcagtagtcTTTACTATATCATTCCCTGAGTACTCTGTTACTATCACTGCACTATAACATGAGTACTACTTAGTTATTACTGCagtaaaacacaatttaaaaccGTCCACATATCTGCAGACGAGTACATCATATGTGTCTCATTTAATATTCAAACAGTACTTACAAAGTACCTGTATCTGTTAAAGGATATCTGATGACCTCCACTGGGTAACGGATCTCTGCGTTGAGCTCGAAGGGCGACCCGGCAGCTCGACCCACGGTCCAGACGGGCACGGGACAGGACAGCACGGTGGTCACTGTGGGAGGAgggaacagagacacacacacacacacatatatatatatatatatatatatatacatcatacAACAACACGTGTGTGCTGCCACGGTGACGAGTCAGGAGTCACAGCAGTGAGTTGTCGACTCACAGTTTCTGTCCTGGTAGCTCCTGATGATGTTGTCGAGGTCGTACGCACTCGCAAACGGACTGGAGCCGTCGATCACCGACACCTGGGAACCAACCAAACACAACGCTTCCTATAACGAGCCGTGATCTGTGGTCCGGGCCACAGTTCAGAACATGTGGTCGTACGTTAGAGAGAAATCACTCTACTGTGATTATCATGAGGGctggagagaaacaagctgagGTTTTCAACGCAGGGaatttatttatgttcatatatgtgtgtgtatggataCAGGGGTCAGTTCTCCAGGaatacatattattatttatttgactttggTGACCCGGGGTTTGCAAACTACACTTCCCATGATTCGGGGGCTTGGagaatgtaaacaggaagtttactgctccttttctttgtcaacTTTTTTTGCATCTTGCGTTCACCATCGCTCTCAGCTTCACTTCACAGCTGATCGCTCTGCCAGGCTCCGCTCCATCCTCCCATCACGAGtctgagtatgtgtgtgtgtgtgtgtgtgtgtgtgtgtgtgtgtgtgtgtgtgtgtgcacacaagtCGTATGTTCGTGTTTGTTGCGAGAGCACAGAACATCACCAGGGAGCAGCTAATGAGAcgaaaaaagagggagacagagagaagaggtggaggaggggaaaaagaaacatggcGTCCGTGTGTCCTCTCACGTTGTAGACGTCGTAGAGTCCTCGGTGAGGCAGCGGcgtcctctgctgcagcctcaGGTCTCCGCTGACGAACAGCCTCGCTCCCGGGACGGGGGACGAGTGCTGCACGAAGGCCAGGCTCTGCATCGCCACGGTGGACATCCGCTACGAAACaacgacacagagacaaagacacgcCACGTTTCATTGACTCATTGACTCGGAGGTGTTGCAGACACCAGGTTCCTCTCGGCCTCGTGTCCTGTATCTAGGGATGAGTTGAGTGACTGTGGGGGGATATACGTACAAACAGCTGGTAGCTGAaggtgagcagcagctggacgcTGTACACCTGCTCCTCGGGTGTCAGGGGGAGCTGCAGTTTGAAGATCAGCAGGTCCAACTTCCCGTCCTGGTTCAgatcctcctctctcacctgtgGTGTAGAAACAACACAGAGCAACAAGTCACCTCCACCATCCACCGGATCGAGCACGGATCCTCAGCAGCGACTCGTGGTGTGTTCACGGTGTGGCCCCTCACCGACACCGCCGGGACCCGCAGGTTGGAGCCCAGCATGTTGTTCAGGTGCGGGTAGGTGCTCCAGGCCACGTGGTCCCCCCGGGGGCTGGTggccgccagcagcagcacctggtACTGGAACCTCACCACCGGCTGCTCCTCGTAGCTGCTCCGCTTGATCCAGAACCCTGGAGAAAAGTCGTGATACAACATCAACACGGCGATGAAGTACAGGCTCCTATATAACGTCTGTGTCGGGTTCCTTCCGGATCGAGGGTCGGCACCTTGGCTCCGGTAGGCGACCAGCAGAGGGCCGATGTAGGAGAGACACAACACCGCCACGACGAACACGGTGGCCTTCGTGCAAACACTCGTCTTGTACCGGACCAGCGCCGGGTGAGAGTACACTTCGTAGAAAGACATTCTGACCGCGTCCGATCAGCTGTTAGCAACCGTTAGCCggctggctagctagctagctaaagCTCCAGCTAGCATGGATgctaaccgtgtgtgtgtgtgcgcgcgcgcgcgcgggggaggaaacaagacaacacGATGTAACGAACAACAACGTGAAGCGTCTGTGAGTAACATCCACGTGTCAACATCCGGCTCGAGTTCACCGCCGCGGCGCGCTAACATGCCAGTGACGCGTTAGCCCCCGGAGCTAAAGTACCACACAACCCGCGCGCCATGTCTCCCTGTAGTTCGGCGTCTCgtggttgccatggcgacacCTTAATTATCCTCCGTGCTGCATTCAGGGACCGTCGGGTGCAATGTGAACAAGGAAGAAACGCGTTCTACATCCGGGGACATCTTGGTTGTTtatggtataaaccccgcccaccaTCAGATAATCAGGTGGGATCCGGtgggaaaaacattttccactgGAGGGGAACCAGACGGTATAAtagaatatatactgtacaaacctctgtgttcatataagagttaaatatagttccatgaggtggaccgacctccgtgtgagtctccatgtttctatgtcgtgttgaatatggttgttgaactaaatggCCCcgaatacgtcgcgttcacgtcgaattttcagacgctgctggaaacaggaaatggaggaatcggcggtgcgtcacaatgaagtgtcccctgtcggtcgctgAGTCGGTTGCGGTTTTCAACTTTACCACCggatggcgccagaaaattacacacaggGGCTTTAACGTTAGCAGGCTACACGACTTATCGTGTCGCTAGCAGAGCGTAGCTAGCAACGCCTCTGTGATTGGTCCAAAAGGCTAGCCTTCcttcaactttttattttattttactgttagAGATGCAGAATTCTACCTGACTACAGCACTGAACTCAATTCTGATTGGTTATTCTTTTCAAGTAGGGAGCTTTTCAAGCCTCCTGTGATCATGACAGATCCACGATGCCCTTGATCTCACACAGTGACGTCAGCCACGACACCCGGAAGCAATAACGGATTATGGCACTTAATCAATCCAGTTGCTCCACAGAGCATGCCCacctgactgtctgtgtctgtcacttTCTTTCGACAGAGTGGTTATTTCCGGGGGGCACGTGAAGGCAGCGCAGCACCACCACACCTCGGTCGGGCAGTGACGTCACCTCGCAGCCGGACGGACAGCTTGAAGCTTCTGCTCCGACTCCTGTTGACGGTTTGTCTCGGTCTCTGTCCGCCGCTGTCCCGCAGACCTGTGAagcatcttcctcctcctcctcctcctcctcctcctccactcccgcTCCTCGACTGACTCACGCCACATCACGCAGCAGTGCGGGGACCAGCCAAGATGAAATGGATGTTTAAAGAGGACCATGCCCTCGGTAACGGGGTTTGGATTGTTATGAAACGAGGCGGTGTTGTTGTcatgtcatcctcctcctcctcttcctctgtctgtcttaaTTAGTATGATATTATTACTATATCATTACTATATTATTATAGAAATATTTCTGCCTTGTCATTCCACTCGGGGATGCAGACGTGCATGATGTCACGACGCCGTGGATCCATCACAGCTAACGGTGCATGACTAGCAACAAATGCTaacatggttttttttcttcctgctgctgctgctgtcaaaatGACGCATCACAGTCAGTCAGCTGATCCCAAACCACAAgtgtggcctcctcctcctcctcctcctcatccttctcttcctccttctcctcctccttctcctcatcctcctcttccgcctcctcctcctcctcctcatctttctcctcctccttgtcctcatcctcctcttcctcatcctcctcctcttcttcctcctcctcctccttctcctcctccccctcctcattctcctcctcctcctcctccttctcctcatcctcctcttcctcctcctcctcctcatctttctcctcctcctccttctcctcctcctcctcttcctcgtcctcctcttcctcgtcctcctcctccttctcctcttcctcctcctcctccttctcctcatcctcctcttcctcctcctcctcctcctcctcatcctcctcctcctcctcctcctccttctcctcttcctcctcctcctccttctcctcatcctcctcttcctcgtcctcctcctccttctcctcataGTTCAGATTACAGTAATATCGGTTCATATCCAATAATCCACCAAGtacctttctcttttcttcacttcctgttgtacCTGAGCTTTGTCCTCCACTCAGCTCGGTGCCGCCCAGACAGGCTTACAAGAGAAACCATGAAgaaagataagaaaagaaaagaaagccgGTCATGTGACTCTCAACAGTCGAGTCAGTTTGAGTGACACTGATGCCAAATTCAAAAAAGCGTTTCCTCAACATTTACCATCAGTTTTGAATGGAGTTGAGTGTAAAAGTTCTGGGACGGACCGGGAGTTTCTGTTTCTCATAATCTCTCCAGATAATCTCAAGTGCcccctaaaaaaagaagaggaggaaaaaaagaaagtagagagagagagaggattctAAAAGCAGCCTGTTATCTGGGCTAATGAACGACACCTCTCGTCTCCGGCCTCTGCTCAGcgtcacagacacagaaactGTGACACTGACGAGTGTTAAATATCAAGTATCACCTCATGAAGGCCGTATATGATCTGAACTGGATGAAGATGAATCCCTGTTTAGCTGCTGCCTGTACAAAGCGCCGGTGAGACAGGAAGCTCCCGAGAGAGACGCCGCTCATCCCTGTAAtatctcacttcctgtctgtctctctctccctctccctcagacCACCGATGTGTGGAGTCGGCCAAGATACGCAACAAATATCCTGACAGAGTaccggtgagtgtgtgtgtgtgagtgagtgacaggAAGTCTTGATAGACGGGtaaaccctggacaggtctccatCCAATCAGAGGGCTGACATCAAGGAAACAAACGCCCGGCGTCCACACTTCTACTACTGCGCTTTGCTTTCACCGCTGATGGTTATGTcgtgataagaaccaatcaggaagcaggTGACGATGACGCAGTCGCCCATGTTTTAGCCCGTCCGTACTTCAACgcagccccggagttttcaaactacaAGGGagcgagcagcgtttccaaacttctcagtttatTTGCTGGAAAACTCCGGAGTAGCGTGGACGCTCagtcgtttttaaaaaaaaatgcagtgaatggcagccctctgattggctggtgaCATAATCCTTAAAATGGGCGCTAACCCTGATTATCAGACGTCTTAAAGCTGCATCCACCACTTTCTGGAGAAAAGTCAGGGCAGGGATTTCTGTTCTTTTCGACAAGGTGGAACTGTCACCGACAGCAAGTGTTGGCCACGCTTTTCCATAAATCGCTGGTGGTCTAGTGGTGAttagaaccaatcaggaagcaggTGACAATGACGCAGTCGCCCCTTTTTAGCCCTTCCGTACTTCAACGCAGCCCCGGAGTTTTCCAGCAGCTAAAagggagaagtttggaaacaccCCGAAACAACTCCGGGGCTGCATTGAAGTACGGATGGGCTAAAAAGGGGtgacttcctgattggttctcattaTGACTAGACCACCTggtcgctaacacttcctgtcagtgacagtCCCAACTCGTCGTtgctccaagaaaagaaaattccaaAAAGTGGTGGATGCAGCTTTAAAGACGTTCGATTGGCTGCTGATAACCAGGGTATCGCACAGCGGCCATTTTAAGGAGATAGAGTAAGATTAAAGATtaagattaaagattaaatcTGTCCAAAATTACGTCCGGATCTATATTCCGGTGAGTCAgacaacaacaaggaaaaacTTTCCGGAACGTTCGGTAtagagttaacgtacagagtttaagtacagagttaacgtacagagttaatatacagagttaacgtacagagttaacgtacagagttaacttacagttaacgtacagagttaacgtacagagttaatgtacagagttaatgtacagagttaatgtacagagttaaagtacagagttaaCTTAcagttaacgtacagagttaatgtacagagttaacgtacagagttaacgtacagagttaatgtacagagttaatgtacagagttaacgtacagagttaacgtacagagttaacgtacagagttaacgtacagagttaacgtacagagttaatgtacagagttaacgtacagagttaacgtacagagttaatgtacagagttaatgtacagagttaatgtacagagttaatgtacagagttaacgtacagagttaaagtacagagttaacgtacagagttaacgtacagagttaacgtacagagttaatgtacagagttaacgtacagagttaacgtacagagttaacgtacagagttaatgtacagagttaacgtacagagttaaagtacagagttaatgtacagagttaacgtacagagttaacgtacagagttaatgtacagagttaacgtacagagttaaagtacagagttaatgtacagagttaaagtacagagttaatgtacagagttaaagtacagagttaacgtacagagttaatgtacagagttaatgtacagagttaatgtacagagttaacgtacagagttaatgtacagagttaatgtacagagttaatgtacagagttaacgtacagagttaatgtacagagttaatgtatagagttaatgtacagagttaacgtacagagttaatgtacagagttaatgtacagagttaatgtacagagttaatgtacagagttaatgtacagagttaacgtacagagttaatgtacagagttaatgtatagagttaatgtacagagttaatgtacagagttaacgtacagagttaatgtacagagttaatgtatagagttaatgtacagagttaacgtacagagttaatgtacagagttaacgtacagagttaatgtacagagttaacgtacagagttaatgtacagagttaatgtacagagttaaagtacagagttaacgtacagagttaatgtacagagttaacgtacagagttaatgtacagagttaacgtacagagttaatgtacagagttaacgtacagagttaacgtacagagttaatgtacagagttaacgtacagagttaaagtacagagttaatgtacagagttaaagtacagagttaaagtacagagttaacgtacagagttaaagtacagagttaaagtacagagttaatgtacagagttaatgtacagagttaatgtacagagttaacgtacagagttaacgtacagagttaacgtacagagttaatgtacagagttaatgtacagagttaaagtacagagttaacgtacagagttaatgtacagagttaatgtacagagttaacgtacagagttaacgtacagagttaatgtacagagttaacgtacagagttaacgtacagagttaacgtacagagttaatgtacagagttaacgtacagagttaaagtacagagttaaagtacagagttaaagtacagagttaacgtacagagttaatgtacagagttaacgtacagagttaacgtacagagttaatgtacagagttaatgtacagagttaatgtacagagttaatgtacagagttaatgtacagagttaacgtacagagttaatgtatagagttaatgtacagagttaatgtacagagttaacgtacagagttaatgtacagagttaatgtatagagttaatgtacagagttaacgtacagagttaatgtacagagttaacgtacagagttaatgtacagagttaatgtacagagttaacgtacagagttaacgtacagagttaacgtacagagttaatgtacagagttaacgtacagagttaacgtacagagttaacgtacagagttaatgtacagagttaacgtacagagttaaagtacagagttaaagtacagagttaacgtacagagttaatgtacagagttaatgtacagagttaatgtatagagttaatgtacagagttaatgtatagagttaacgtacagagttaacgtacagagttaatgtacagagttaacgtacagagttaatgtacagagttaatgtacagagttaaagtacagagttaacgtacagagttaacgtacagagttaacgtacagagttaatgtacagagttaatgtacagagttaaagtacagagttaaagtacagagttaaagtacagagttaatgtacagagttaacgtacagagttaacgtacagagttaacgtacagagttaatgtacagagttaacgtacagagttaacgtacagagttaatgtacagagttaacgtacagagttaatgtacagagttaacgtacagagttaacgtacagagttaacgtacagagttaacgtacagagttaacgtacagagttaatgtacagagttaaagtacagagttaaagtacagagttaaagtacagagttaacgtacagagttaacgtacagagttaacgtacagagttaatgtacagagttaatgtacagagttaacgtacagagttaacgtacagagttaatgtacagagttaatgtatagagttaacgtacagagttaacgtacagagttaatgtacagagttaacgtacagagttaatgtacagagttaatgtacagagttaaagtacagagttaacgtacagagttaatgtacagagttaatgtatagagttaatgtacagagttaacgtacagagttaatgtacagagttaacgtacagagttaatgtacagagttaaagtacagagttaaagtacagagttaacgtacagagttaaagtacagagttaaagtacagagttaatgtacagagttaatgtacagagttaatgtacagagttaacgtacagagttaatgtacagagttaatgtacagagttaaagtacagagttaacgtacagagttaatgtacagagttaatgtacagagttaacgtacagagttaacgtacagagttaatgtacagagttaacgtacagagttaatgtacagagttaacgtacagagttaacgtacagagttaatgtacagagttaacgtacagagttaatgtacagagttaaagtacagagttaacgtacagagttaatgtacagagttaatgtacagagttaaagtacagagttaacgtacagagttaaagtacagagttaatgtacagagttaaagtacagagttaatgtacagagttaacgtacagagttaatgtacagagttaaagtacagagttaatgtacagagttaacgtacagagttaatgtacagagttaatgtacagagttaaagtacagagttaacgtCCTTATAGAGTTTTTGTTTCCCAGTCATCAACACTCAATCCTGCTGagattttccagctgtattcACTCGGACACTTTACGGAACTTTTTtaagggggctggcaggaaaagttctggaaaatgtgcgGAGCATCATTTGAATGTTTCAACCCTGCAGGTGATCGTGGAGAAGGTCTCCGGCTCCCAGATCGTGGACATCGACAAGAGGAAGTACCTGGTGCCCTCCGACATCACGGTGGCCCAGTTCATGTGGATCATCAGGAAACGCATCCAGCTGCCCTCGGAGAAAGCCATCTTCCTGTTTGTCGACAAGACCGTCCCCCAGTCGAGGTGAGAGGGCGAGCGACGCCGCGAAAACCTCTTTTGAGTAtcactttttgagtaatcctcaaacaaacagacaaactgaaccaatcacaGAATCCACTGAGCCTCTGTCAAAACAGAccggaaacaaaacacacata contains:
- the tmem231 gene encoding transmembrane protein 231 — its product is MSFYEVYSHPALVRYKTSVCTKATVFVVAVLCLSYIGPLLVAYRSQGFWIKRSSYEEQPVVRFQYQVLLLAATSPRGDHVAWSTYPHLNNMLGSNLRVPAVSVREEDLNQDGKLDLLIFKLQLPLTPEEQVYSVQLLLTFSYQLFRMSTVAMQSLAFVQHSSPVPGARLFVSGDLRLQQRTPLPHRGLYDVYNVSVIDGSSPFASAYDLDNIIRSYQDRNLTTVLSCPVPVWTVGRAAGSPFELNAEIRYPVEVISYRPGFWETIKFAWVQYVSVLLVFLWVFERIQRFVFQNQVLTTVPIPAGKPHQS
- the gabarapl2 gene encoding gamma-aminobutyric acid receptor-associated protein-like 2 — protein: MKWMFKEDHALDHRCVESAKIRNKYPDRVPVIVEKVSGSQIVDIDKRKYLVPSDITVAQFMWIIRKRIQLPSEKAIFLFVDKTVPQSSLTMGQLYDKEKDEDGFLYVAYSGENTFGHKAFYTTRG